The Plectropomus leopardus isolate mb chromosome 14, YSFRI_Pleo_2.0, whole genome shotgun sequence DNA window cattttcaaacaatgagaagaaaagcaaaagaacCATTAACTCATGTATCTTCATCTAGTGGGTCAGACATTTACACATAAACATCAACTCAAGACAATTagtgtgtcctcctcctctcttttattGGTGTTGTGTGTTTAATGAGTTACTAGTGTtgtcactgttgttgtttggcTTCTTAAACTATAATTCTAGAAAAGGAAACTAAAAAGGCCTAACAAACTTTTGCACACTTTAACTGTATGAAAcacaaaatctacaaaaatgtATGTCCAGATTCCCTCATATGATACTAAACATGTTGATCAGcttcacatttctttttccaaaatgaaacctaaattgttcttttttacttttgtcctttttttttgtaattttttgtaattgttatatatatatccatatatatGGATTTCAAGCAGTTTTATGTGTgagccaataaaaataaataaataaaaataaaacagttaatcCAGTGTCACATTATATGGAGCATTTTCATTTCTACAAGGACATCCAATTTTCCTGCTTCGTTCCTCTTAGCTTTAACAATAAGTACGCTTTCATAGACAGAAAATAAGTTGCCCATGTTACGTTACTTGTCAGATCTTCTGCGGAGGTCTCTTTTTTTAGATGGATAGTATGAAACATTGCATGACAGTATGTTTGATTCTCAGTTATGTCAATctcctgctccttttttttcctagatTGGAAACCCTCGAAGTCGTGTTGTTTTCATAGTTTCAGATGGTTGCATCAGGTGCTCCTCTAAATCTTGTCATTTAAAGGACGTAGCTCTGCAAACATACAAACTTTCCTGTCCACACTTGTTGAAACAGTGAAATCTCTCATGGTTGGATGATAATGCGCACCCGCCCTGTTGTTGTGTCATGTATTTTTCCGTCACTGACAGTTGCCAACTTTCTCTTTCAGCTGAAAGACAACATAGAGAAGTTCTTCACTTGGTTTGTGGAGGAAGGCAAGGCCACTGTGAGATTAAAGGAACctgctgttgacatttgttTGAGCAAGGTACGACAACCAGCACGGTGTCTGAGTTTAAACGTGTCTGTGAGTTCAGGcctgcttgttgttgttttctatcCAGAACAAGATTTTCAGGTTCATGATGATGCAACTTCCTTGTTATTTCCTTAAAATTTTCCACAAGAGTCAAACTGTCCACTTGCTCATTTGTCAACCAGACAAACACAGTCGGTTGTTTTGACTGCAGCTGATGCCCGGACAGTCACCATAGCAGCCTCATTGTTTGCAGtcgctgtaaagccctctcgGCTGTTTTGAGGTCAGGGGTGACCTCTCACCTAGATTCTAACATAGTTTTATGTCATGTTGAAAGAAATGTgctcacacacccacaaactAACAGATTCCCCTTCATGCAGgcaaacacaggaaacagaagTTCCCAAATTGTaggaaatgtgtaaaaaaaaaaacaaaaaaaactcacgcaaagggatagttctgtttttttttaagtggggttgtatgaggtacttatccattgTCAgcgtattacatacagtaaatttCCGTCAGCACGCTCTCACTTTGGAAAGCCGTCTGACACAGAAGTTAGGCAATCTACCGCCATGGATAGAGTCAGCAACGATATGTATGTCagtcacctaaaaaaagtcccacgTAAAATAATTAACGTCAGTTTTagtgtttgttattatttggtTTTCAGAGGTTtcccttaatgtcagacagcctgttccGACGGAAAAATAAGGCTGTTATATCactttcaaagccagacttctTTTAGGAAAACACTAgagctgccccttgaaagtcgggGGCTCGAATCATCAAGTTTTTTGGTTGGCGGTCTCTTCTTTTGGAGCACTGGATTGTCCCGGTATTCACAAAATTGTGTCTTACACGCACACTTTTATTCCCAGCAGCAAAAAAGCACATCATGTTCTTTCAAAGGAAGTGTGTCAAGTTATTTCAGGCCTGTGAATTTAGGTTAGATATTCTAAGAAATACGGTCAAACACGGCCACCTGAGAAGACACCgtgagtctgttttttttttgtcacctgtTTAATCCATGAATCCACCggtaacttttttatttactcattcaTAGGCTGATTCAAACAGTTTGAAGAACTTCCTCTCAGCTGCTCGTCTGGCACACAGGGGAGGTGACGCGAGCAGCCTTCCTCTCTCCACGCTCACTCCGGTTCGCGCCAGAGACGTAGAGCAACCCAAGAAGAAGCTCACCATCGTCTCCAAGAAGGACTACCCCCTCACGTCCAACTTCCCCTACTCTTTGGAGCAGCTGCAGGTCTCCTACTGCAAACTCTCGCGGGTGGACATGCGGATGCTGTCCCTTAAAGGTAGAGTGAGACAGTTGTTGGCTACACACTTAAAAGTTATATTCAGGGTTTCTGCCAGCGTACTGCAAGCCAGGTGGCCCGCCCTAAATTGACCCCCCATtactgtggtttaaaaaaaaaacctacagcagccttgagaataaaaaaaaacacctaatatTACAACTGACTGCACATATAGACACACAACAAAAGTGAATTTAACTCAAGTCAATGAGGTAAGCTTGATTGTATCATATTGATGTAATCAGTTCTCTAAAGTTTGAGTGTTTGACGTTGACGAGAAAGTTACAGTTTGTGAATCAGCAGctgacatttgcatttaaaatgagtGAGCCTACAGGATGTTAACTATGAGGAGTCAAAACTCCACTACAAATCATGTTACTAATGTCAGccacttttctttctcctctcatccCCTGTGGGACATTAGTGAGGCTGTACCCAACTTAAAATGATGCCAGctgatttggctgttcaatgtgaatatttgacgttttgttttccataaaaaCTTTAAACGAGGCTCAGCGGGACGTTCGGTGTGACAGCGGCACTAACGTGATgcagtaaacaagctaacagtgcTGTCGACTGTCACTAGATATCAAAGAGACTTTCATATTTATATTCGGTGAGCTATAATCTccccacttctaagcagaagatcAGCCTCTCAGTGCCAGCTATCTCCTCCGTGCTGCGACCATGGATGTATGAAGAAAACACAGGCACTATAGGGGCAGCTGCTTGAACCAAAGAGTAGTGGGAAAGTCAAGAgtactcactctgcagcaaaatctggagaccaaaatgtccccagaaatGCACTGTACAGCACACTGtgtagcaaaaaacaaaaaaaactgacttgaagCACACCCCCACACCATAAACACCAAATCTACATTATTCTCCACATGCATAAGAGCCCAAACGctgctttttaaacataaaaacctTCCTTTAATTGAGCTTTTCTGCATTATtaacatcaaaatcaaaacaaaatctgttgcTGGACCCCAAACATACTTGCCACCTGGCCTAACAACTTTTCTTGGAGAACACCTGATATTTTGGCCTGCACTGTGTGACAGCTCTCGATTTACATTCTacatcagcactttttttgcttttgtttttatggagaaaataaCAGAGCATTGATAAGACTGATAAGTTTTAGGTTTGATGAGTTCAAAGGGGCACTACATTGATTTTAGATTTGAAGATCAGCTTACTCATCAGGAGGAGTCCTGCTCAGCCTGTGAAAATAGTTGGATTTGTGTCTTATTTGAGTTTAAGAAAACCTTGATGAATTGCATTATGGAAAATGACAGATCCACTGTTTGATGAGCTTGGGACAAAAAGGTAGAATAtgttgactttgactttttatctttttattttgaacattctttttaaaaattgaccCCAACTTCATGTAATTGCAATACTAAATAGCCTGATTACACCTTGTAAGTTgtggcttttttctttgtttttgcagctctCCGCAAGCTAGACCTCAGTAACAACCACATCAAGAAACTCCCCGCCACCATCGGTGACCTCAGCTGCCTCTCAGAGCTCATCCTTCACAACAACCACCTGGAAGCCTTCAGCCAGGCGCTCTGCCTGTCCACCCTGCAGCGGACGCTCCAGGTCCTGGACCTCAGCCAGAATCGACTGCAGTCCCTCCCCGCTCAGTTCTGCCAGCTCAAAGAACTAGTGAACCTCAAACTGGACGACAACGAGCTCGTCTGTTTGCCGTTCCACGTCGGCCGACTCTCTAAATTGAGATTTCTGTCAGCGGCGCACAACCAGCTAGCTGTGCTGCCCAGTGACTTCCGTAAGCTGAGTCTGGAGAACCTGGACCTGTTTGGGAATCCGTTCATCCAGCCGAACCCTCTGGACCACACCATGAAACTCACATTCCCCCTGTCGCTCCAAGAGTTGGCTTCCAGAGCCGTGGCAAACCTCAGGTTAGGATTAAACATATCATACTGAATCTTCTCTGGTTCCTAGCAGAGCAAACTCCTAATCGTATCCTTTCTGATTCTCCTCGCAGGTTACCATACGGACCTCACCTCCTCCCTGCCCACTTGTGTCGGGACCTTGAAGTCGCCAAGACCTGCGACTGCGGCCGTGTGTGCATCAGTTTCTACATCAAGACAGCAGTCAGCATGAACCTGCACCAAGTCTCTCACACGGTGGTCCTGGTGGACGACATGGGGGGCACAGACGCTCCGGTGCAGCAGCACTTCTGCTCCCTCTCTTGCTACTCTGAATTTTTAGACAACTCCCTCCAGAGAGGGATCAGATGAGGAAGAACTAACTCTTTGTGTGACAATAAACACGCCAAATTGCTGTGGATTTTGCAAAAGGTTGCAAATTACCAGACGCTGTTGGAGCGTACAGGTTCCTGGGAAAGGAGAATATCAACTGACTGATTAACCTTTTTAAAAGTGCTTCAAACTGCCTGTTTTACACTTCTATTCTACTCAAAATGCACTTCTCACTGAGCTGCTCCATATGTAACTGAGCGGCACTGACTTTATGGAATaatagcagcaacactgacacAGAATGACAGTTTGCTATCGCTGCTGGTAAGTGTCATACACCGTGTTCTTCCTGCCTCCTGGGGCCCTTTCACACCTCCTTGTTTGGTccagactttttattttgttacgtGAAATTTTCCATtccaaaaacctttttttcctgacaaATCATGGAAAGTTTTGGCAGGCTGTCATCAAGAGATATGAGTAGTGTGGCACCTCCTGCGTAGTGTGTGTTGAGCAACAGAGAGATGGTGTTGGTAGCTGCGGCCAGAGTAGAGGGGAAATtagcagttaaccctttgaaacctggatcaacatcacttcttttgtgctgctttcaggcacctttcataagtatttaaacctttgaaccctgagcacattggtttgatttattttgaaaacatggggaaaaagacagtgagaaacttgaaatgtcccacaaatagcaagaaattagtagatttggattttttttttttaagcttaaaaaatgtccatggAAAAGGGGGAAACCTAGGGAAAATTGTTGTAACTAttaacataattacatattttgaaatatgttacacaaaattattataattttaaaacacttttctagttaatttccttgtttgtttgtttttgttactttcgtttttcctctttttcattttttctgctATTTCCAGGTacctttattttactttttttttttaaaaaacttaatttcttttgggtcattgctttcttcttgatgtttttgaaagaaattaagtcagtttgctcatgtttcaaagggttacgtTGTGAAGTGGTGGTATGTTCAGTTTTAGTAAatggggagaggaggagacgacTCAGAATCAGAAGGAAAAAACTGTATGAAGCTCCATAACTTAGAACATTATTTCATGGCAGGATTAGAGAGAGGCGATGCCAGAGGACGGGGGAACAGCTCATGTCGGTGATGACGGCAGGACGTAGGCATGTTGTGTGTAGTTCCTCAGTGTGCTTGCAGAAGTGCGATGTGAAACCCAAACTAACTGGAtcaaatgtagaaaatgtaacaaaaatgcGGACCTTGGTTTGGACTTCCTGGTGTGAAAAGGTCCTCAGAGCAAACTGCAGTTTCTCCTACTGACCTACTTGGGGAATAAAGAAATTAGATGAGTTAGAGTTTTTTCCTGAACACAGTGCCTCAGGGTCTGCGAGCGTTGGGTAAAGGAAGATTTACTGTGCTAATGACCcacattttttatatacatgtgaaaaaaattaataaaataaaagtattcatTATGTTGTGCAAAGCAGTTTATTCTGGGGCAATGAAATGATTCATGTGCCGTGTATTTGAATGAGGCAGTGATGAGAGAAATACTCAGATCCTTTGGGTAAATGGAAACTATGTCGGAGTGACTAACAGGGACAACAACTTCTTAAATTGCTCCTGTATTTAGTGAGTACTGCAGTGAATGTAATCCCTTTGCACAATTGTGCACCAtaaaatttctcatttttgccTTTGGCAGGCTCAGATTGTCTGAACACATCATGACCCTACTGAGAAAtgatgcctttgttattgtgaCCAAGGAGAAgtctttattctgaaatatcGCGAAATGCGActttttgctaaaaaacaacagtggaaaCATTTGTGAGCAATCAAGAGAGTTGCAAAGAGTTTGTTGTGTTGGAGCCAGTGCCATATCTGAGTATTCAACAATCTGGAAAAGTCTTCTAGATTTTACGAGACTTTTCCTTTAGCAGGATTTGGTTACACACACTAAACAGAGGGACCAGATTAAGGTTGCAACCATATAAGATTTCCTTGATACAttaaccatctcagaaaatattgtggtGTCAAGATATTACAGAATCATGAGTATTATCTGTTACAATGACCCTTAagggaataaaaacaaagttaaaccaaagttttattaatattaaaacttgaaatcattttttaagaattaaagtatgtatgtatatgtatcaGTATCAGGTAATTTATttggagtaaaaagtactaCATGAACCTCTCAAATGTAGTGGAGCAGATGTATAAAGTAGCAGGAAATGGAAATGCTGGTGTGGATGTCGGCGTCACATGACTGTTGGATGAAGGAGCACAGCTGAGCGCTTCCTGAAGCAGGAACAGGTGGGATAATTGAGCATCTGACGCAGGTGAGTGTGCTGACTGACTGAATTCATTCACTGTCTGCCGTTCGTTTGAGGAGCTTCTCTTTGGTCTCTGTTCCTGAGTGCACCCAgttaagtagattttttttctcatttttttattgtatttcaagCCATTGTTTATGTTGGCACAGTGAAGTTGTACATCTGGTTActaatttgatttattatgaTATAGTAAGGTAGAAGAACGTGATCTATATTTGTACTTTCACCAGCAAAAGGTCACTTAAACTGGGAGcaatgtgtttttacttttaatccAAACCAATCCGTAACTGTTTCTAAACTCTTTATGGGCTCAAAGAGTCAGTAGCATTTCcattcagtgttgtttttcccatccatccatccatccatccatccatccatccatgtaCTTCATGGTTTCCTCTACAGACCAGCACACTTAGCAATGGTGTTTGATTTCACTTCAAACctgatttatttctattttagtgAGTatgatttaaattttgtttcatatttattttcattattacaaCCGAGATCCTcctctttgtcagtgttttggttAGATTTatctctaaaaaaataatctatgaAATCCTAAAGTAAAGAGGCAAAATGAAACCCCAAATGtacagtttacattttgtacaaaCTTGTCATTTGCAAGCGCTTTAATCATATCAAGTGTTAATTGTAAACAGAAATGTATCTGGTTTATCCATCCAATaattcataaataattaaataaattaaataattcattaGGCTCTATTGTTCACAATGGTGGAAAGttactaagtacatttactccaGCTATGGTACTTGTATTCCAtttgaatatttacattttctacCACTTTATATTTcttcagaggtaaatattgttCAGATTAACGATAAAAATGTATCTTATTTTGGGGTAAGAAAAAAATTTCCTAAACTAAGTATAAACTATAAAAAGGCTAATTAAGTTCAGTTCCACCTTTCTCAGCTGCACTATTCAAATTTTTGTACACTTTCTAACCTAGGATtcgaaaggtgctatataaacaaagttttactTACTAACTTAATGTACACAATAGTACATCAATAATTAGGCTGTGATATAAATTATACTGAAATGGACCATTCTGCAAAACTGTGAGAAACAACTGAagcttttccccctttttttgtcaaaatactgTTGAATGTACTcataaaatatatcatacacatgataataaatgaataacgtTCCGAGCAATTGTGACATCTAGTGGTCAGCTGCAGGAAAGACTTCCCCAAAAACTATCCCAAGGAGATGCATTTTACTATTTAAGTGCTAATtattttcagattcagatttttcaTGTAAATGACATGGTCATCTTATAAACATGATGCATTGTTATAGATAAAACTGCTCAGTAGTTTATTAGGAAAGGCTGAACACATAGGCTACATTGTTCTTTTCTGTCAGTGGACTAGGATAagaatattttgtctttttatttatgcagatatataagaaaaatgacaaactaaATTCCAAATCTTGCATTGAttcaaatcaattaatcattatgtatatatatatgtattttccAAATGTCTTTTGACAACAACATAAAGATATTGTTTACTTAGGATAGTCACAGTGGTCAAAAGAAGCCTGCAGGAAACACTTGGCAGCTGGTTTATATTTTCGAGAGGCCAACTCTGCAAGACCTGCAGCACACTTTAACTTGGTAAGGACCGCTTGGTTTTGGCTATCTCGCTCTCCTCTTTGCTCTGCTATCTCTGGCGTTGATTCTGCTTTGTTTACGTAGCTGAGATGagtaaatacaaaatcaaatatttacattcaagaaatttaaatccaaaatttatatatgtatgtatgtatgcgcAATGTATGTATTGcctaaaaaatgactcaaaccaATTAACTGATTAACACATGAGCTGGTGAATAATTAAACAATTTCTactctttttcttcatttaccTGCTTTATTTTGTCAAGACGGCACTCCAGTTCAAACAACAGgtcaaattttcatttttgcttgcatcagtgttttatttttacctaCCGCACTCCGTCCAGCGACCATGATTGGAAAGTGTCGGTTGATATCACTGAATGTCAGTGCAGTCAGAAGCGTTTCTTTCCTTGTATTTGTACTAGGGGACGGCAGAGGAACCAGTGAGTCTGAGAGTGTCTGACATCGTCATTTCAGATCAACATGATCACAGCAGAAACTAActcttaaacaaacacacacacacacagacacaggaggGACCCACATTTGTTTGTGACCTCAAATTAAGAAATAGAAATTTGTCACAGTGATATGATTACCTGTATGATTTAATTTGAGAGAATAAAACCCCAAATGTTCAGCCCTGTTCTGCTCAGGTGACtctttatactgtttttttttttttgtgtattttcctcTATGAAGGTATTCTCTTTAATCTGCTGGGATGAGTGATTCATATACTCCTGTGCAATAATAATCCTTCAGGACTACTTTTATTGCTTACATTTTGACATTCATGTTCCCACTCAGCATATCCCCcataaataaaagctttgtggtgtttaataaaaatcttcaagaaaaaacccccaaaacaaacaaaaacagaatactCATGTCTTTGGTTTCACCATTAATcaactaaaaaacacactttttggTAACAAcatgcagcttttcttttttcttgtgttattCTTACATACGCCTCTAAGTGGCATAATCCTCACACATATAATAACACATACAAGGTCAATGAGAGAGCAGATGAAGTTTTGCATCctgtgatttttgaaaaatgtgagtgATGGAAACAGCAGGATGCAGAGGTCGTGCATTTACCGGCAGCAGGAGTGCACAATTTAATCAGATTTGAcggttattattgttattacacaCTCTGCTCTGCAGACAGACTGTTGCTGCCTCACTCCACACTGTTTGTCCCACACCTGCGGCTGTTTCCATGGgacagtttaactgtaataataTGGACAATTCAATACGAGGAGTTTTTGGtgactgtgtttaaaaatagaagtctgtatttaactttattttactgcatATTTACAGTGAAATTCCTGTAGATGCTCCATAAATCttcattaaagggatagttcagatttttttgaaggtATCGGCAGACAttggctttaaaacaaaatatgggaatcggccaacatgctgatttctatcatcatatttttttttaccaatattaaactatttttttttggacagaatGAACATGTAGAaaagttttagtgtttttcttattttgtacaatgaatatatattacatacactgaaaagcatttttagTAGTAAGTATCTCATGtcttcatctgctggtgggcaatcgtgataagagtatgcataatctGTTGTAAATTCCACCACAAAAGTGACTTGATGGTCACTCAaataaaatggggaaaaaaagcggATATAtcggttattggccaaatgagtttttttttatatatcggatattagcaaaaaatccaataatgtGCATCCCTACTAGGTAATACATTGACTGTGGATGAATACCTCATACAACCAAAAAatgtgaactatccctttaatgtcaTTCTATCTATGAAGCAAACAGTGACCAACTGCCCCATCACTGCTGACTGAACGTGTCCTTCAGAGAGCCGTCTCCACACAGGACGACCCTCTCCGGATGTAATAACGCCTCACTTCCCTCCCGTCCTCGCTGCCACAGCCCTCAGACCGATGCACAATGAGAACCGGAAAGAACCGGGCGTCCCTGTAAGTCGGTGGGCTGTCGCTGAGCGCCAGCTGGCTGGAGTCGGAGCGGCAGCACTGCTCGTCCACGCAGCAGGGGTCCGTCAGGTTGCTGCTGCGGCTCCTCCACAGGGCCACGGTGCGATGGGAGCCGTACATGCGGCAGAGAGAGAAGCGAGACGTGTCTGAGGAGAGGTGCGAGTGGAGCAGCGCTCCCCTGCAGGAGAagatggaggagcagctggagcTGGTGATggtcctcctcctgcctcctgcATCGCCTCCTCCGTTGGGCTCCCTGCATTGCTCGCAGTCCTCCTGGCTTTGCAGAGCGCCGTAACTCTGAGCGGTCTGGCTGCTGTCCAGGAGGAAGCAGTTTGAGGACGAGGTGCATTCAGTGTCTTGTAAGGAGTTCGAGTCCGGCGTGCTCATGTTGATCAGCATGGCTTCCGAGTAGCTCGGAATCAGCTGACGGTTACAGCGAATGTGCCACTCCATCTCGGTGCTGTCCAGTGTGTCGACTCTTGGAATGATGCAGCCGGTGTTGTTCCCCAAAGGCCGATCTTCATCCAGAGGAGAGGggctgctgtggctgtactCTAACCCAAAAAGTTTCTCTATGCGGTAGTGCACGTAAGCAGTGCGGTACTCTATCAGCACTCTCAGAGGCCAGGACAACATCAGCAGAGCCGCCAGCCAGAAGGCAACCTGGGAAGTGTACCAAGGCATCCTATCCGGGTCTACGTAGGCGATGAGGTTTTCTCTGAAGTCCACATTCTTCAGCTGCATCCCCTCTCTCGCCTCCATGTAATCATCCAAACCCTCAATCTCAGAGAAGAACCTGGCTCTCTGGTTGAGGTAGTCATTTTCTGGACCGGACTCTGTGAAGCTAAAACATTTGGTGAAGCGCAGCCGAGTCGCCGGATGTCCCTCCAAACCTCTGAGGTCACGTGAAACATCTTTCATCCCACAGTGGCTGTAGTCAAACTCGCCCTCCGCCACATGGGTGTTCACTCTCTCATGGTACACCTGCGTGGTTGTGTACGCGTCCCCATTTCGGTATCGAGTGACTTGCCGGGTCCGTCGCACAAAGTGGTAGCTGATGGCCTTCCACCATATGCACGGCTGGGCCTGTCTCATCCGCAGCACGCGCTCATACACGCTGTCCACGTCCGCTTTGCTCTGCAGCTCGCTCCTGGCCCGGCAGTGCCAGCACTCCACCATGTACAAGATGTAGAGCATGAGCAGGAAGGCCAGGGGGATGTAGATGTAGCCGTCAGAGCACGGGCTGTCGTGGTAGATCATCGAGTGTCCCCCAATGCCCATCCCAGAGGCGCCCCGCagggaggaggtgaaggaggccgtgaaggaggaggtgagggcGGAGTTGAAGCTGATTTTGGTGACGCGGGTTAGCTGACACCACGCCACCGCACCCAGGCAACTGTACAtgagcagagagagcagcaggcAGCGCCAATGGGACTCCCGGCAGACACAAGCACCCAGAGACTGGTTCACTGGacgctgctgcagagagagagtaATGAGGAAAAGGCACTTAGAGCGATGAAACCTGGCGGTGacatgcagtggaaatgcaaATGAACGTGGCCGCACTATAGATTGTCAAGCTTTCCCATAGCTAAGCACAAAGTAAATCAAACTAAAGAAAGCTCAGTGGAATTCAATTAAACAACGTAGCGTCCCCGGGAGGCTGTGAGTCAGAGCGGCTgacattaataaatattaactGAGGTGTTTTCACACATCTGTCTCTgaaattaattgaatttttattgCACAAGGACAAGTGTGCTGCCTGGTAAAGTTGTCACATTAATATCGCGGGGTAACACTTATGGagacaaaatcataaaaacctTGCAGACTAAATCCGTGATAGACACAGAGCCCGACATATTAACAcgtcaaaaaaacagaaatccatTAGCGATACAGCACCTCCTGTTTCCTTGTCTGAAcatcagtgggttttttgaatgtgttttagGTTAGAAGCCCGAAATACGGTCTGTGGTTTAAACTAGCAAAAGAGattttcacgttttgttcttcgacataaaatacatcagtaaacaCCTCACTTGCAAACTTTAAtgtatcttaaaaaaggcaTTGTTAAAAAGTGGCTAGATGcaactacagaacatcatcacactGAACCACGTGGAACATGACTTTACAGTAGAACGGACCAATCAGACACCGGCTTTAGACTGGGCCATTTGTGCTTTCGCATCGGCTGCCGTAGTTAGCGGGTCCTCCCCAATGAGAGTCGAAAaacgctcttttttttttttttaacatgaaactgctttattctgtgtttttaccagtttagaAAGCCTTTACTGTCATTCTATAATATACAgaataatgaaatttaaaaatctttggtGAGGAGGAGACTcctgcggataatttggctcctgaaCAGCTAAAGGGATTCTAACAGGAGAagcttcagctggttgcaatctgcagttcTCACCTCTTGATGTCaataaatctccctaaatcttacacactgctcctttaagtaacattttagGACTCTTAACTTGTAATGCAGTATTTTTGAATAgggattttgttacttttagcCAAGAAGGAAATCTGAAAACTTTTCCCAGCActgtttaaacacacacacacacacacacacacacacacacacacacacacacacacacacacacacacacacacttctgctcCAGCTGCTGAGTATTCTGAGTATTGGGTGGTTTGCTCAGGGCGGCAAAcgaacagaaacag harbors:
- the lrr1 gene encoding leucine-rich repeat protein 1 isoform X2, which encodes MKLQCDVEVVNRLLPTFGMKSRGKGTRAVLSIGKHLDKTSQRCNIYMMICTAKDRAGSKYKADSNSLKNFLSAARLAHRGGDASSLPLSTLTPVRARDVEQPKKKLTIVSKKDYPLTSNFPYSLEQLQVSYCKLSRVDMRMLSLKALRKLDLSNNHIKKLPATIGDLSCLSELILHNNHLEAFSQALCLSTLQRTLQVLDLSQNRLQSLPAQFCQLKELVNLKLDDNELVCLPFHVGRLSKLRFLSAAHNQLAVLPSDFRKLSLENLDLFGNPFIQPNPLDHTMKLTFPLSLQELASRAVANLRLPYGPHLLPAHLCRDLEVAKTCDCGRVCISFYIKTAVSMNLHQVSHTVVLVDDMGGTDAPVQQHFCSLSCYSEFLDNSLQRGIR
- the lrr1 gene encoding leucine-rich repeat protein 1 isoform X1; the encoded protein is MKLQCDVEVVNRLLPTFGMKSRGKGTRAVLSIGKHLDKTSQRCNIYMMICTAKDRAGSKYKLKDNIEKFFTWFVEEGKATVRLKEPAVDICLSKADSNSLKNFLSAARLAHRGGDASSLPLSTLTPVRARDVEQPKKKLTIVSKKDYPLTSNFPYSLEQLQVSYCKLSRVDMRMLSLKALRKLDLSNNHIKKLPATIGDLSCLSELILHNNHLEAFSQALCLSTLQRTLQVLDLSQNRLQSLPAQFCQLKELVNLKLDDNELVCLPFHVGRLSKLRFLSAAHNQLAVLPSDFRKLSLENLDLFGNPFIQPNPLDHTMKLTFPLSLQELASRAVANLRLPYGPHLLPAHLCRDLEVAKTCDCGRVCISFYIKTAVSMNLHQVSHTVVLVDDMGGTDAPVQQHFCSLSCYSEFLDNSLQRGIR
- the LOC121954143 gene encoding transmembrane protein 151B — its product is MLSSDLDSAEDTAASSAPNDAEEEEQEEEEEEEEDSPAESDVLEEQRPVNQSLGACVCRESHWRCLLLSLLMYSCLGAVAWCQLTRVTKISFNSALTSSFTASFTSSLRGASGMGIGGHSMIYHDSPCSDGYIYIPLAFLLMLYILYMVECWHCRARSELQSKADVDSVYERVLRMRQAQPCIWWKAISYHFVRRTRQVTRYRNGDAYTTTQVYHERVNTHVAEGEFDYSHCGMKDVSRDLRGLEGHPATRLRFTKCFSFTESGPENDYLNQRARFFSEIEGLDDYMEAREGMQLKNVDFRENLIAYVDPDRMPWYTSQVAFWLAALLMLSWPLRVLIEYRTAYVHYRIEKLFGLEYSHSSPSPLDEDRPLGNNTGCIIPRVDTLDSTEMEWHIRCNRQLIPSYSEAMLINMSTPDSNSLQDTECTSSSNCFLLDSSQTAQSYGALQSQEDCEQCREPNGGGDAGGRRRTITSSSCSSIFSCRGALLHSHLSSDTSRFSLCRMYGSHRTVALWRSRSSNLTDPCCVDEQCCRSDSSQLALSDSPPTYRDARFFPVLIVHRSEGCGSEDGREVRRYYIRRGSSCVETAL